Proteins found in one Pectobacterium atrosepticum genomic segment:
- a CDS encoding iron-sulfur cluster-binding protein — MSLKTSDVKFKDRIQTQIHDPIMRKAVANAQERIGANRQKMVDELGHWEAWRDHAAQIREHVLNNLDAYLYQLSEKVTSNGGQVYFAKTKEDATRYILQVAQANHAKKVVKAKSMVTEEIGMNHVLQQAGIEVIETDLGEYILQLDQDPPSHVVVPAIHKDRYQIRKVLHEKLGYDGPETPEAMTLFIRQKIREDFLSAEVGVTGCNFAVAETGSVCLVTNEGNARMCTTLPKTHIAVMGMERIAPTFEEVDVLITMLARSAVGARLTGYNTWLTGPREAGHVDGPQEFHLVIVDNGRSQILGSAFRDILRCIRCGACINTCPAYRHIGGHGYGSIYPGPIGAVISPLLGGYQDFKELPYACSLCTACDTVCPVHIPLSSLILKHRRVMAESGITPKAEQRFTKLFSYVNSHPMLWKVGMIAGAHAAGWFIKNGKTRIEMGAIGEWTEARDLPDADGESFRSWFKKHQARGKK; from the coding sequence ATGAGCCTAAAAACCAGCGATGTTAAATTTAAGGATCGTATTCAAACCCAGATTCACGATCCCATCATGCGTAAGGCGGTTGCCAACGCGCAGGAACGTATCGGCGCAAACCGTCAGAAAATGGTCGATGAGTTAGGCCATTGGGAAGCGTGGCGCGATCATGCCGCTCAGATTCGCGAGCATGTACTTAACAATCTCGATGCTTACCTTTATCAGCTATCAGAAAAAGTGACGTCCAACGGCGGACAGGTCTATTTCGCCAAAACCAAGGAAGATGCCACCCGTTACATTCTTCAGGTTGCTCAGGCTAACCATGCCAAAAAAGTCGTCAAAGCGAAATCGATGGTCACCGAAGAAATCGGTATGAATCACGTCTTGCAGCAGGCGGGGATTGAGGTTATCGAAACCGATCTGGGCGAATATATTCTGCAACTGGATCAAGACCCGCCTTCGCATGTCGTCGTTCCTGCCATCCATAAAGATCGCTACCAAATCCGCAAAGTACTGCACGAAAAGCTGGGCTATGACGGGCCAGAAACCCCAGAAGCCATGACGCTGTTCATTCGTCAGAAGATACGTGAGGATTTTCTCAGTGCGGAAGTCGGCGTCACCGGCTGTAACTTCGCGGTGGCGGAAACTGGCTCGGTCTGTCTGGTCACCAACGAAGGCAATGCGCGAATGTGTACCACGCTGCCAAAAACGCATATTGCGGTGATGGGGATGGAGCGGATTGCGCCGACCTTTGAGGAGGTGGACGTCTTGATCACCATGTTGGCGCGTAGTGCGGTCGGCGCGCGTCTGACGGGTTACAACACCTGGCTGACGGGGCCACGCGAAGCGGGACACGTTGATGGGCCGCAGGAATTTCATCTGGTGATTGTCGATAACGGTCGTTCACAGATTCTTGGCTCCGCGTTCCGCGATATTCTGCGCTGTATCCGCTGTGGTGCCTGCATCAACACCTGTCCTGCCTATCGTCATATCGGTGGACACGGCTACGGCTCTATTTATCCTGGCCCAATCGGTGCCGTCATTTCCCCCCTGCTGGGTGGCTATCAGGATTTCAAAGAACTGCCTTATGCCTGCTCGCTCTGTACCGCCTGCGATACTGTGTGTCCAGTCCATATTCCATTATCGTCACTGATTCTCAAGCACCGGCGCGTTATGGCGGAAAGCGGAATAACGCCAAAAGCCGAACAGCGCTTCACGAAACTCTTCAGCTACGTCAACAGTCACCCGATGCTGTGGAAGGTCGGAATGATCGCCGGAGCCCATGCCGCAGGCTGGTTTATTAAAAACGGTAAAACACGCATTGAGATGGGTGCTATCGGTGAATGGACGGAAGCGCGCGATCTGCCAGATGCAGACGGCGAAAGCTTCCGCAGCTGGTTTAAGAAACATCAGGCAAGAGGAAAGAAATAA
- a CDS encoding Grx4 family monothiol glutaredoxin, with protein sequence MTTPTIEKIQRQIAENPILLYMKGSPKLPSCGFSAQTVQALSSCGERFAYVDILQNPDIRAELPKYANWPTFPQLWVDGELVGGCDIVVEMFQRGELQQLIKETADKYKAQQADQE encoded by the coding sequence ATGACGACACCGACAATTGAAAAAATTCAGCGCCAAATTGCTGAAAACCCGATTCTGCTGTACATGAAAGGCTCCCCGAAATTGCCAAGCTGTGGTTTTTCCGCACAGACCGTTCAGGCATTGTCTTCATGTGGCGAACGCTTTGCTTATGTAGATATTTTACAGAACCCAGATATTCGAGCTGAGCTGCCAAAATATGCGAACTGGCCGACATTCCCACAGCTGTGGGTTGACGGCGAACTGGTTGGCGGCTGTGATATCGTGGTTGAAATGTTTCAGCGCGGTGAACTGCAGCAGTTGATCAAAGAAACGGCAGACAAATACAAAGCACAGCAGGCCGATCAAGAGTAA
- a CDS encoding lactate utilization protein C: MENRDSFLADIARQLGRKVRHIPASLPRPASHHARTRLTDLSVQQRCDAFIDVATNVMLAHCEIVSEADAAQAALQLCDKYGHAPVIVSDDRRLEALGITACLQRECQASVWDPSVGEENLRLAEQAKVGVVYAEYGLTESGGVVLFSAPQRGRAVSLLPESSLFVLRKSTLLPRIAQLAQHLHHMAQQGERMPSCINIIGGPSSTADIELIKVVGVHGPINAAYLIVEDC; encoded by the coding sequence ATGGAAAACCGAGATAGTTTTCTGGCTGATATTGCCCGCCAGCTCGGACGCAAGGTGCGCCACATTCCCGCTTCGTTGCCAAGGCCTGCCAGCCATCATGCTCGTACTCGATTAACCGATCTGAGCGTACAGCAGCGTTGTGATGCGTTTATAGATGTCGCGACTAACGTCATGCTAGCGCACTGCGAAATCGTCAGCGAAGCCGACGCAGCGCAGGCCGCGCTGCAATTGTGCGATAAATACGGCCACGCGCCCGTGATCGTCAGCGACGATCGGCGTTTAGAGGCATTAGGGATCACCGCGTGCTTGCAGCGTGAATGTCAGGCCAGCGTATGGGATCCCAGCGTGGGAGAAGAAAATCTGCGGCTGGCGGAGCAAGCCAAAGTCGGCGTAGTCTACGCGGAGTATGGCCTAACCGAATCAGGCGGCGTAGTGCTATTTTCCGCACCACAACGAGGACGCGCCGTCAGCCTGTTGCCGGAATCCTCTCTCTTTGTACTGCGAAAAAGCACATTGTTACCCCGTATCGCTCAGTTGGCGCAGCACCTGCATCACATGGCGCAACAAGGCGAGCGTATGCCATCGTGCATTAATATTATTGGTGGCCCGAGCTCCACAGCCGATATTGAACTGATCAAAGTAGTCGGCGTACACGGGCCGATTAATGCCGCCTATCTGATCGTTGAGGACTGTTAA
- a CDS encoding L-lactate permease, with amino-acid sequence MHDYLYFLLGSFPLLVMIVLILKIKMPIHHAVLITLTLTVVITALFWHTPLKTLGLAASYGALKGLWPIIIVILGAIYSYNLMQKTRSMDVLRDVLASISDDKRIQVLLISWCFGGFLEAAAGYGTAVAIPIGILIALGFDPMKAAIASLVANTVPTAFGAVGIPVSILAEQVHLSVTTLSATVVLQLALFNILLPFVIIAIVGGGIKAIRGVFAITLVCGVTTLVPQYIVAVHLGAELPAFAGSLVSLVAVTLMAKCRKKETEKTYLIDSAQRASLSGYSASQLLRACAIYILIFTFILLCSPLFPAIKSTVSQVASVIPFYLTDTQVLKLKIDWIATPGVLIIIASLLGGFIQGANLGTMLNVFVSTVKQLRNSIIAITAIVAMATVMDVSGLIATLAQTLVDVTGGGYLFIAPVIGALGTFVTGSDTNSNVLFGKLQTMAAEKLHVDPVWLAAANTAGATGGKMISPQSIAIAVSATRMEGQGSAIMSGTLKYCGVYIIILGLKVGLVYYLFMA; translated from the coding sequence ATGCACGATTATTTATATTTTTTGCTGGGTAGCTTCCCACTGTTGGTCATGATTGTTCTTATTCTCAAAATAAAAATGCCTATCCACCACGCAGTACTGATTACGCTGACGCTAACTGTCGTGATCACCGCCCTATTCTGGCATACGCCGCTGAAAACTCTGGGGCTAGCAGCAAGCTATGGCGCACTAAAAGGTCTATGGCCAATTATCATCGTTATTCTGGGTGCGATATACAGTTATAACCTGATGCAAAAAACACGCAGCATGGATGTACTACGGGATGTCCTTGCCAGTATCAGCGATGATAAACGTATTCAGGTATTGCTGATTTCATGGTGTTTTGGTGGTTTTCTCGAAGCGGCTGCGGGTTATGGCACCGCCGTTGCGATCCCCATCGGCATCCTTATCGCACTCGGTTTCGACCCGATGAAAGCGGCCATCGCCTCACTGGTCGCCAATACCGTCCCTACCGCTTTTGGTGCCGTCGGCATTCCGGTGTCTATTTTAGCGGAACAGGTTCACCTTTCGGTCACCACATTAAGCGCCACGGTGGTATTGCAACTGGCGTTATTCAACATTCTCCTGCCCTTTGTCATCATCGCGATCGTTGGCGGCGGCATTAAAGCCATTCGCGGCGTGTTCGCTATTACGCTGGTGTGCGGCGTAACCACGCTGGTGCCGCAGTATATTGTGGCCGTCCACCTCGGCGCCGAATTGCCCGCCTTCGCAGGCAGTTTAGTCAGCCTGGTTGCGGTTACGTTAATGGCAAAATGCCGTAAGAAAGAAACCGAAAAGACCTACCTTATCGACAGCGCTCAGCGCGCGTCCCTATCGGGCTATTCCGCCAGTCAACTGCTGCGCGCCTGTGCGATTTATATCCTGATTTTTACCTTTATTCTGCTTTGCTCTCCGCTATTTCCCGCTATCAAAAGCACCGTCTCTCAGGTGGCTTCCGTCATTCCCTTTTACCTGACGGACACACAGGTGCTGAAGTTGAAGATCGATTGGATTGCCACTCCCGGCGTCCTAATCATCATCGCCAGCCTGCTGGGCGGTTTTATACAAGGCGCGAATCTGGGGACCATGTTGAATGTCTTCGTCAGCACGGTAAAACAGCTTAGAAATTCGATTATCGCGATTACCGCCATCGTCGCCATGGCAACGGTAATGGATGTCAGCGGACTGATCGCCACATTGGCACAAACCCTGGTGGACGTAACCGGAGGGGGCTATCTGTTTATTGCCCCCGTGATTGGGGCGTTAGGTACTTTCGTCACTGGCAGCGACACCAATTCCAACGTGCTCTTTGGCAAGCTGCAAACCATGGCAGCGGAGAAGTTGCATGTCGATCCCGTCTGGCTGGCTGCGGCGAATACCGCAGGGGCCACCGGCGGCAAGATGATATCGCCGCAAAGTATCGCGATCGCGGTGTCGGCAACACGTATGGAAGGACAAGGCAGCGCGATCATGTCCGGTACGCTGAAGTATTGCGGCGTCTATATCATCATCCTTGGGCTCAAGGTCGGCCTGGTGTACTACCTGTTTATGGCCTGA
- the purR gene encoding HTH-type transcriptional repressor PurR has protein sequence MATIKDVAKRAGVSTTTVSHVINKTRFVAEETKAAVRAAIKELHYSPSAVARSLKVNHTKSIGLLATSSEAPYFAEIIEAVENSCYAKGYTLVLCNSHNDIGKQRAYLSMLAQKRVDGLLVMCAEYPPELLGMLEDYRSIPMVVMDWGQMHNDFTDTIIDNAFEGGYMAGRYLIERGHRDIGAIPGIQERNTGSGRYLGFLKALKEADITVRDEWVVQGDFEPESGYKAMHQILAQKQRPTAIFCGGDIMAMGAICAADELGLRVPQDISVIGYDNVRHARFFTPALTTIHQPKERLGQSAFSMLLDRITSKREDAHVIEVHPTLIERRSVADGPFRDYRR, from the coding sequence ATGGCAACGATTAAAGACGTGGCAAAACGTGCTGGCGTTTCCACCACAACCGTATCGCACGTGATCAATAAAACACGTTTCGTCGCCGAAGAGACCAAGGCAGCCGTCAGGGCAGCAATCAAAGAATTGCACTATTCGCCCAGCGCCGTCGCTCGCAGCCTCAAAGTTAATCACACTAAATCTATTGGCTTGCTGGCCACATCCAGCGAAGCGCCCTACTTCGCCGAGATCATTGAAGCAGTCGAAAACAGCTGTTATGCCAAAGGTTACACGCTGGTGCTGTGTAATTCTCATAATGACATCGGTAAACAGCGCGCCTATCTTTCCATGTTGGCGCAAAAACGCGTCGATGGCCTGTTGGTGATGTGCGCCGAATACCCGCCGGAGCTATTGGGCATGCTGGAAGATTATCGCAGCATTCCAATGGTCGTTATGGATTGGGGACAAATGCACAACGATTTCACCGATACGATTATCGATAACGCCTTTGAAGGCGGTTATATGGCAGGCCGCTATCTAATTGAACGCGGCCATCGGGATATCGGTGCCATCCCTGGCATTCAAGAGCGCAACACAGGCAGCGGACGCTATCTCGGCTTTTTAAAAGCGTTGAAGGAAGCCGATATCACCGTGCGCGACGAATGGGTTGTTCAGGGTGATTTCGAACCGGAATCAGGCTATAAAGCCATGCATCAGATTCTCGCGCAGAAACAGCGACCTACGGCCATATTCTGTGGTGGCGATATTATGGCGATGGGTGCCATCTGTGCAGCCGACGAACTGGGTTTGCGCGTACCGCAGGATATTTCAGTGATCGGCTATGATAACGTGCGCCACGCGCGCTTCTTTACGCCAGCACTGACCACCATCCACCAGCCGAAAGAACGCCTGGGCCAATCCGCATTTTCTATGCTGCTGGATCGCATTACTAGTAAACGGGAAGATGCGCACGTCATTGAAGTTCACCCGACGCTGATTGAACGCCGTTCGGTTGCCGACGGCCCGTTCCGCGATTATCGCCGCTAA
- the ynhF gene encoding YnhF family membrane protein — MDTNLKMSLLTTVGSLAVIIAFSFIAVLN; from the coding sequence ATGGATACAAATCTGAAAATGTCTTTGCTGACAACCGTTGGTTCGTTGGCTGTGATCATCGCATTTAGCTTTATCGCGGTGCTGAATTAA
- a CDS encoding ribonuclease T, whose product MADKSDLNALSGRFRGFYPVVIDVETAGFNAKTDALLEVAAVTLKMDQDGWLQPDETLHFHVEPFEGAILEPAALAFNGIDPTNPLRGAVSEYDALHEIFKVVRKGIKDRGCNRAIIVAHNATFDHSFMAAAAERCSLKRNPFHPFATFDTAALSGLVLGQTVLAKACITAGIAFDSSQAHSALYDTNQTALLFCELVNRWKRLGGWPLALEESSLEDTSAED is encoded by the coding sequence ATGGCTGATAAAAGTGATCTGAACGCCCTGAGCGGCCGTTTTCGTGGGTTTTACCCGGTAGTGATTGATGTTGAAACCGCCGGATTTAATGCGAAAACCGATGCCTTGCTGGAAGTCGCGGCGGTAACATTAAAAATGGATCAAGACGGTTGGTTGCAGCCAGATGAAACGCTACATTTTCATGTTGAGCCATTCGAAGGCGCAATTCTGGAACCCGCCGCGCTGGCATTTAACGGTATTGACCCCACCAACCCGCTTCGCGGCGCGGTAAGCGAATACGATGCGTTGCATGAAATTTTCAAAGTCGTGCGTAAAGGGATCAAAGATCGAGGCTGTAACCGTGCGATTATCGTGGCGCATAATGCCACGTTCGATCACAGCTTTATGGCAGCAGCAGCGGAGCGCTGTAGCCTGAAGCGTAACCCGTTTCACCCTTTCGCTACCTTCGATACCGCAGCACTCAGCGGGCTGGTTTTAGGCCAAACGGTTCTTGCTAAAGCCTGTATTACCGCTGGTATTGCGTTTGACTCCAGTCAGGCGCACTCCGCGCTGTATGACACTAATCAGACCGCATTATTGTTCTGTGAGTTGGTTAACCGCTGGAAACGTCTGGGCGGATGGCCGCTTGCGCTGGAAGAAAGTTCGCTGGAAGACACATCAGCCGAAGACTGA
- a CDS encoding (Fe-S)-binding protein, translating into MNVNFFVTCIGDALKSRMARDSVLLLEQLGCNVHFPEKQSCCGQPAINGGYINSAIPGMKSVIAALEDNDDPIISPAGSCMNAIRHYPEYLADEPEWVLRAERVAERMKDLTSFIVNTLGVTDVGARLSGTAVYHPSCSLFRKLGVREEPIALLSHVQDLHLLPFKAEETCCGFGGTFSVKMAEISGEMVKEKVSHMMEVKPDYLIGADVSCLLNIGGRMQREGHPVKVMHITEVLMSR; encoded by the coding sequence GTGAATGTTAATTTTTTTGTTACCTGTATTGGTGACGCCCTTAAATCCCGTATGGCGCGTGATTCCGTACTGCTATTGGAGCAGTTGGGCTGCAACGTGCACTTTCCCGAAAAACAGTCATGTTGCGGGCAACCCGCCATCAACGGCGGTTATATCAACAGCGCCATTCCCGGTATGAAAAGCGTGATTGCCGCGCTGGAGGACAATGACGACCCGATCATTTCTCCCGCAGGTTCATGTATGAACGCCATCCGCCACTATCCCGAATATCTGGCCGATGAGCCCGAATGGGTGCTACGTGCCGAGCGTGTTGCCGAACGCATGAAAGATCTGACCTCGTTCATCGTCAATACGCTGGGCGTGACGGACGTCGGTGCACGTTTGTCGGGGACTGCGGTTTATCACCCCTCCTGTAGCCTGTTTCGCAAACTGGGCGTGCGAGAGGAGCCCATCGCGCTGCTCAGCCACGTTCAGGATTTACACTTACTGCCGTTTAAGGCAGAAGAAACCTGTTGCGGTTTCGGCGGCACATTTTCGGTGAAGATGGCAGAAATTTCCGGCGAAATGGTGAAAGAAAAAGTCAGCCATATGATGGAGGTCAAACCCGACTACCTGATTGGCGCCGATGTCAGTTGCCTGCTCAATATCGGTGGCCGAATGCAGCGTGAAGGCCACCCTGTCAAGGTGATGCACATCACCGAAGTTCTGATGAGCCGCTAA
- a CDS encoding riboflavin synthase, with amino-acid sequence MFTGIVQGTAPVVSIEEKSNFRTHVIQLPPDLLPGLTPGASVAHNGCCLTVTAIDGDRVSFDLMKETLRLTNLGDIHEGDVVNIERAAKFGDEIGGHVMSGHIMCTAEVVKIQISENNHQIWFRLADEALMKYVLHKGFVGIDGISLTVGEVTRGRFCVHLIPETLNRTTLGQKRLGNRINIEIDPQTQAVVDTVERVLASKQANELVNEE; translated from the coding sequence ATGTTTACCGGTATTGTTCAGGGCACCGCGCCAGTGGTGTCGATTGAAGAAAAATCCAACTTTCGTACTCACGTTATTCAACTCCCACCCGACCTACTGCCAGGGCTTACGCCCGGTGCATCAGTGGCGCACAATGGCTGCTGCCTGACGGTAACGGCAATTGATGGCGATCGCGTCAGTTTTGATCTCATGAAAGAAACGCTGCGGCTAACAAATCTGGGCGATATTCATGAAGGTGATGTCGTGAATATTGAGCGAGCCGCGAAATTTGGCGATGAGATCGGCGGGCACGTCATGTCGGGACATATTATGTGTACGGCAGAAGTGGTCAAGATTCAGATTTCAGAAAACAATCATCAGATTTGGTTCCGCCTGGCAGATGAAGCGCTGATGAAATACGTGCTGCATAAAGGCTTCGTCGGGATTGATGGCATTAGTCTGACTGTTGGAGAAGTGACCCGCGGACGTTTCTGCGTGCATTTAATTCCAGAAACGTTGAACCGCACAACGCTGGGACAGAAACGACTGGGGAATCGCATCAATATTGAAATCGACCCGCAAACGCAGGCCGTGGTCGACACGGTAGAACGCGTGTTAGCCAGCAAGCAGGCGAACGAGCTCGTCAACGAAGAGTAA
- a CDS encoding cyclopropane fatty acyl phospholipid synthase has protein sequence MGLPYAEEWDHDTAPWFHIMQDMLATADITINGTRPFDIHVTHPRFFKRVLREGSLGLGESYMDGWWECERLDMFFHRVLRAGLGNTLPRRLHDLTRVAISRVTNLQSRRRAQVVGKAHYDLGNDLFTLMLDPYMQYSCAYWKQAHTLEQAQENKLTMICEKLQLKSGMTLLDIGCGWGGLAEFAARRYGVSVYGITISREQQMLAQQRCQDLDVTIALQDYRDLNQQFDRIASVGMFEHVGPRNYDTYFRMAKRNLKPDGLFLLHTIGANKTNPHIDPWIHKYIFPNGCIPSIQHIAQASEPYMVMEDWHNFGADYDRTLMAWHTRFQQGWPQLSTRYTARFRRMFSYYLNACAGTFRARELQLWQIVFSINGIDGGLRVSR, from the coding sequence ATGGGATTACCTTATGCAGAAGAATGGGATCACGATACCGCGCCTTGGTTCCACATAATGCAGGACATGTTGGCCACCGCAGATATCACGATCAACGGTACTCGCCCTTTTGATATCCACGTTACCCATCCCCGCTTTTTTAAACGCGTCTTGCGAGAAGGTTCGCTGGGATTAGGTGAAAGCTATATGGACGGATGGTGGGAGTGTGAACGGCTGGATATGTTTTTCCATCGTGTCCTGCGCGCAGGACTAGGAAATACGTTACCTCGCCGCCTGCACGATCTTACACGAGTCGCCATTTCCCGCGTCACTAATTTGCAGTCCCGCAGACGCGCTCAGGTTGTCGGCAAAGCACATTACGATTTAGGTAATGACCTCTTTACCCTGATGCTGGATCCCTACATGCAATATTCCTGCGCTTATTGGAAACAGGCACACACGCTGGAACAGGCGCAGGAAAACAAACTCACCATGATTTGCGAAAAACTCCAGCTAAAATCAGGGATGACGCTGCTGGATATCGGCTGCGGCTGGGGCGGGCTTGCTGAGTTCGCGGCGCGGCGCTACGGTGTCTCCGTTTACGGCATCACCATTTCCAGAGAACAGCAGATGCTGGCGCAACAGCGCTGTCAGGATCTTGACGTCACCATTGCGCTACAAGACTACCGCGATCTGAACCAGCAATTCGATAGGATCGCCTCTGTTGGCATGTTTGAACACGTCGGCCCGCGTAACTATGACACTTACTTTCGCATGGCAAAACGCAATCTTAAGCCCGATGGACTCTTCCTGCTACATACTATCGGTGCCAATAAGACCAACCCGCACATTGATCCCTGGATTCACAAATACATATTCCCCAACGGCTGCATTCCATCCATACAGCATATCGCGCAGGCGAGTGAGCCTTACATGGTAATGGAAGACTGGCACAACTTCGGCGCCGATTACGATCGCACATTAATGGCGTGGCATACGCGCTTTCAGCAAGGGTGGCCCCAGCTTTCTACACGCTATACCGCCCGCTTTCGTCGGATGTTTAGCTACTATCTGAACGCGTGTGCAGGAACGTTCAGAGCCAGAGAGCTTCAGCTCTGGCAGATCGTATTCAGTATCAATGGGATTGATGGTGGATTACGCGTTTCACGCTGA
- a CDS encoding peptidoglycan endopeptidase, which translates to MRLFITLFILFFSNLSLNLVQAAPHTPHSAPKKSAVEETNKKSRQTKGNAKSPTPIKSKKPEPTAVSNKTKPRTANKSTEKKPSRTQSSTPALVKKNLKKLKSEEEKQTTAQVRVKTGLKKTALKGKLDKNPSPTEKGMTLSAAHKKRYQHAKTTAMNKLMSQIGKPYHWGGSSPFTGFDCSGLVYYAYKDVVKIQIPRTANEMYHLRDAAPIKKSELESGDLVFFRINNRGAADHVGVYLGEGKFIQSPRTGSDIRISKLSEDYWQEHYVGARRVVTPQTIR; encoded by the coding sequence ATGCGCTTATTTATTACTCTTTTTATATTATTTTTCAGTAATCTATCCCTGAACCTTGTTCAGGCTGCGCCGCATACCCCGCATTCGGCGCCGAAGAAAAGCGCCGTTGAAGAAACGAATAAGAAAAGCCGTCAAACAAAGGGTAATGCTAAATCACCGACTCCGATCAAAAGCAAAAAACCAGAACCTACCGCAGTAAGCAATAAAACCAAACCCCGAACAGCTAACAAATCGACAGAAAAAAAGCCGTCACGGACGCAAAGCAGCACTCCTGCGCTAGTGAAGAAAAACCTTAAAAAGCTGAAATCTGAAGAAGAAAAGCAGACGACTGCACAGGTCAGAGTCAAAACAGGGTTAAAGAAGACGGCCCTCAAAGGAAAGTTGGATAAAAATCCTTCTCCTACAGAAAAAGGAATGACGCTCAGCGCGGCGCATAAAAAACGCTATCAGCATGCCAAAACAACAGCAATGAATAAGTTGATGAGCCAAATAGGTAAACCTTATCACTGGGGCGGCTCATCTCCCTTTACCGGATTTGACTGTAGCGGGCTGGTTTATTACGCCTATAAAGATGTCGTCAAGATACAAATCCCGCGCACCGCAAATGAAATGTACCACCTGCGTGATGCTGCGCCGATTAAAAAGAGCGAGCTGGAAAGTGGCGATCTCGTCTTCTTCCGCATCAATAACCGTGGCGCTGCCGATCACGTTGGGGTTTATCTGGGAGAAGGGAAATTTATCCAGTCGCCGCGTACAGGCTCAGATATTCGTATCAGCAAGTTGAGTGAAGATTATTGGCAGGAGCACTACGTTGGCGCGCGTCGCGTCGTTACGCCACAGACGATTCGTTAA
- a CDS encoding MATE family efflux transporter: MQQYLTEARKLSALAVPVIIAQVSQTSMGVVDTIMAGAYSATDMAAVAVGTSIWLPAILFGHGLLLALTPVVAQLNGSGRRDRISHQVRQSFFLAAIISVLTMLVLYQGEYAINLMSNDSPELAAKAIGYLHALLWGVPGYLFYQVLRCQCEGLSKTYPGMMIGFIGLLINIPINYIFIHGKFGMPELGGVGCGVATASVYWIMMLLMMLYTRRASWLRDIRLHRPAFRPDFTVLKRLFGLGLPIALALLFEVTLFAVVALLVLPLGVVNVAGHQIALNFSSLMFVLPLSVGVATTIRVGHRLGEGSVENARIAAHTGIMAGVALACCTAIFTTLLREPIALLYNQDPLVVAMASQLMLLAAVYQISDAVQVIGTGVLRGYKDTRSIFYITFVAYWVLGLPSGYLLALTDVIVPRMGPAGFWCGFIIGLTAAAVMMVTRIRFLQRQPAARILARAAR, from the coding sequence GTGCAACAGTATCTGACAGAAGCGCGTAAATTATCGGCGCTTGCTGTTCCTGTCATTATTGCGCAAGTGTCCCAAACGTCGATGGGTGTGGTTGACACCATCATGGCAGGTGCTTATAGCGCCACCGATATGGCCGCCGTCGCAGTGGGAACCTCTATCTGGCTACCCGCCATTCTTTTTGGTCACGGTCTGTTATTAGCGTTAACCCCCGTTGTCGCACAGCTCAACGGTTCTGGCCGACGCGATCGCATCTCTCATCAGGTGCGACAATCTTTTTTCCTGGCCGCCATCATTTCTGTGTTAACGATGCTGGTGCTGTATCAGGGTGAATATGCCATCAATCTGATGAGCAACGACTCGCCGGAACTGGCTGCAAAAGCCATTGGTTATCTGCATGCGCTGCTGTGGGGCGTTCCCGGCTATCTGTTCTATCAGGTGTTGCGCTGCCAGTGTGAAGGGCTGTCCAAAACCTACCCTGGCATGATGATTGGGTTCATCGGGCTATTAATCAACATCCCGATCAACTATATCTTTATCCACGGTAAATTTGGCATGCCCGAGCTAGGTGGCGTCGGTTGTGGCGTGGCTACCGCATCGGTTTACTGGATCATGATGCTGTTAATGATGCTTTATACCCGACGTGCTTCCTGGTTACGCGATATCCGCCTTCATCGCCCAGCATTCCGACCGGATTTTACCGTACTAAAGCGCCTATTTGGCCTCGGCTTACCCATTGCGCTGGCACTGCTTTTTGAAGTTACGCTGTTTGCAGTGGTGGCACTGTTAGTGTTACCGCTAGGCGTCGTCAATGTGGCCGGTCACCAGATTGCCCTGAACTTCAGTTCACTGATGTTCGTCCTTCCGCTCTCGGTTGGCGTTGCTACGACCATCCGAGTCGGGCACCGCTTAGGGGAAGGTTCAGTTGAGAATGCCCGTATTGCCGCGCACACTGGTATCATGGCTGGCGTGGCGTTAGCCTGCTGCACGGCAATTTTTACCACGCTGCTACGTGAGCCTATCGCCCTGCTCTACAATCAGGATCCACTGGTGGTGGCAATGGCCTCTCAGCTCATGCTGTTGGCTGCCGTTTATCAAATTTCCGATGCTGTTCAGGTGATCGGCACTGGCGTATTACGTGGCTATAAAGATACCCGTTCGATTTTCTATATTACCTTTGTCGCGTATTGGGTGTTGGGGTTACCGAGCGGCTACCTACTAGCGTTGACGGATGTTATCGTGCCGCGCATGGGGCCTGCGGGGTTTTGGTGCGGTTTCATCATTGGCCTAACGGCAGCAGCGGTGATGATGGTGACGCGAATTCGTTTTCTTCAGCGCCAGCCTGCCGCACGAATTTTAGCGCGAGCCGCCCGCTAG